The following coding sequences are from one Candidatus Bathyarchaeota archaeon window:
- a CDS encoding formylmethanofuran dehydrogenase subunit B — MTELKSIICPICGCLCDDLEVTVEDNKIVKMKNGCAVCEAKMVHGYNSEERILKPLIRKDGKLVPVTMDEAVTKAAQILTDAKYPLLFGWSSSTSEAQRIGVELAEELGSALDNCCSVCHGPSVMATQEIGIPTATLGQIRHRADLIVYWACNPWASHPRHVERYTNFSEGRFEKSEWTNFIQKLKSESGKKKIRAAATRAMGRYQPPARPDMCSVDAPPQTMQKMGRKMIVFDVRKTMTAEAADYFVQVEPNKDYEIFEALRCLINDQELDVDKVGGVPVEYLKEVADALVNAEFGAIFFGLGLTASAGRFRNIEIAIALTRDLNQRTKFVIAPMRGHFNVTGANVVFAWQTGYPYALDFSQGYPQYNPGEFTAVDLLKRGDNDATLVISADPGAHFPKAAVQSLVKKPLIVINPDMNCVSRLGDVVFPTQWCGIEYEGTAYRMDHVPIMLRKVVEPPPGVPNDEELLKMILNKVRELKVEKAGKEPKKPACAVTAEAT, encoded by the coding sequence TTGACTGAATTAAAATCAATTATTTGTCCGATTTGTGGTTGTCTTTGTGATGACCTCGAAGTAACAGTTGAAGATAACAAAATCGTGAAAATGAAAAACGGCTGCGCCGTATGCGAAGCCAAAATGGTTCACGGCTACAACAGTGAAGAACGCATCCTAAAACCCCTCATACGCAAAGACGGCAAACTTGTCCCCGTCACCATGGATGAAGCGGTAACTAAAGCTGCTCAGATACTTACCGACGCAAAATATCCGCTCCTGTTTGGCTGGAGCAGCTCCACTAGTGAAGCCCAACGCATCGGCGTAGAATTAGCCGAAGAACTAGGCTCAGCCTTAGACAACTGCTGCAGCGTCTGCCACGGACCATCCGTCATGGCAACCCAAGAAATCGGAATCCCCACCGCAACCCTAGGCCAAATCAGACACCGCGCCGACCTCATCGTCTACTGGGCATGCAACCCTTGGGCGTCGCATCCGCGCCACGTAGAACGCTACACCAACTTCTCCGAAGGACGCTTCGAGAAAAGCGAATGGACAAATTTCATACAGAAACTAAAGAGCGAATCAGGCAAAAAGAAAATCCGAGCCGCTGCTACTCGTGCTATGGGCAGGTATCAGCCTCCTGCACGTCCTGACATGTGCAGTGTTGATGCGCCTCCTCAGACCATGCAGAAGATGGGGCGTAAGATGATTGTTTTTGACGTACGCAAGACTATGACGGCTGAAGCTGCAGACTATTTTGTTCAGGTGGAGCCGAATAAGGACTACGAAATCTTTGAGGCTCTGCGTTGCTTGATTAATGATCAAGAACTTGATGTGGACAAAGTCGGCGGTGTTCCCGTGGAATACCTAAAAGAAGTAGCTGACGCCTTGGTTAACGCCGAGTTCGGGGCCATCTTCTTTGGGTTGGGCTTGACCGCAAGTGCTGGCAGGTTCAGAAACATCGAAATCGCCATCGCCCTAACCCGTGACCTTAACCAAAGAACCAAATTCGTTATTGCCCCCATGCGTGGGCACTTCAACGTCACAGGTGCCAACGTGGTTTTCGCTTGGCAAACTGGTTACCCCTACGCGTTAGACTTCTCCCAGGGCTATCCGCAATATAATCCTGGTGAATTCACTGCGGTTGATTTGTTAAAGCGCGGTGACAACGACGCCACCCTTGTCATATCTGCTGACCCTGGTGCTCATTTCCCCAAAGCTGCAGTCCAAAGCTTAGTCAAAAAGCCCCTAATCGTCATTAATCCTGACATGAACTGTGTTTCAAGGCTTGGTGACGTCGTGTTTCCCACCCAGTGGTGCGGCATAGAATACGAAGGCACCGCCTACCGCATGGATCATGTTCCCATCATGCTGCGCAAAGTCGTCGAACCTCCACCGGGCGTACCCAACGATGAAGAACTCCTAAAGATGATACTAAACAAAGTCCGCGAGCTAAAAGTAGAGAAAGCGGGCAAGGAACCCAAGAAACCTGCCTGTGCAGTAACCGCGGAGGCTACCTAA
- a CDS encoding formylmethanofuran dehydrogenase subunit A, producing MGEMLIKNGFVFDPINNINGEKMDIAIKDGKIVEKVDESTAQIIDASGKTVMAGAVDIHTHIAGGEVNTGRMIRPEDHVKDVERKTALTRSGVGYSIPSTFTTGYRYSKMGYTTVMNPSMSPLEAKHTHEELNDIPMLDKATYPLLGDWWFALEYLSKDQIDECARHIAWMMNSTKGYAIKIVNPGGLESWGFGGNVHSIDDQVPNFCITPREIVRGLAKVNKRLNLPHSIHLHTNNLGLPGNYTTTLETMKALEDVYTGDRPVGHITHLQFSSFAGDGWANMKSGAEEISKYINNHNHMTFDMGQVIFSETTTMTADGPFEFTLYELSGHKWVNSDVETETSGGIIPMQYKRSSAVNAIQWSIGLELALMIKDPWKIFMTTDHPNGGPFFYYPKIMAWLTSKKARMAVLNKCHKKAQSRSLLPSIDRELSLYELAIVTRAGQAKALGLDNKGHLGVGADGDVAIYDINPQTLDITQKYQTARKAFGNAAYTIKDGEVVVKDGEVVKTPSGKTMWLNVDTNEPCLIDEDMKRRFKDYWTIEYDNYPVFDHYVRVPQQITIKADV from the coding sequence ATGGGTGAAATGCTCATAAAAAACGGTTTCGTCTTTGACCCCATCAACAATATCAACGGCGAAAAAATGGACATCGCCATCAAAGACGGCAAAATCGTCGAGAAAGTAGACGAGAGTACCGCGCAAATCATTGATGCTTCTGGCAAAACTGTGATGGCTGGTGCTGTAGATATTCACACTCACATTGCAGGCGGCGAAGTAAATACAGGACGCATGATCCGCCCCGAAGACCACGTCAAAGACGTCGAACGCAAAACCGCCCTAACCCGCTCAGGCGTAGGTTACTCCATACCCTCAACGTTCACCACGGGCTACCGCTACTCCAAAATGGGCTACACAACCGTCATGAACCCTTCCATGTCCCCCTTGGAAGCTAAGCATACTCACGAAGAACTAAACGACATACCAATGCTCGACAAAGCCACCTATCCCCTGCTGGGTGACTGGTGGTTCGCGCTTGAGTACCTAAGCAAAGACCAAATCGACGAATGCGCCCGCCACATCGCATGGATGATGAACTCCACCAAGGGCTACGCCATCAAAATCGTCAACCCCGGCGGCTTGGAATCTTGGGGTTTTGGCGGCAACGTGCACAGCATTGACGACCAAGTACCTAACTTCTGCATTACCCCGAGAGAAATCGTGCGCGGCTTAGCCAAAGTCAACAAACGACTCAACTTGCCTCACTCTATTCACCTGCACACAAACAACTTGGGTCTGCCAGGCAACTACACCACTACGCTGGAAACCATGAAAGCCCTCGAAGATGTCTACACTGGCGATAGACCCGTTGGTCACATCACTCACCTGCAGTTTAGCAGTTTTGCGGGTGATGGCTGGGCAAACATGAAGTCAGGCGCCGAAGAAATCTCCAAGTACATCAACAATCACAATCACATGACCTTTGATATGGGTCAGGTTATTTTCTCTGAAACCACGACCATGACTGCTGATGGCCCCTTTGAGTTTACGCTCTATGAGCTTAGCGGTCACAAATGGGTCAATTCTGATGTTGAAACTGAAACCAGCGGAGGCATCATACCCATGCAGTACAAACGCTCAAGCGCCGTCAACGCCATCCAATGGTCCATCGGCTTAGAACTTGCCCTCATGATCAAAGACCCTTGGAAAATCTTCATGACAACCGACCACCCCAACGGCGGGCCATTCTTCTATTACCCAAAGATTATGGCGTGGCTGACTAGCAAGAAAGCCCGTATGGCGGTGCTTAATAAGTGCCACAAGAAAGCGCAGTCCCGAAGCTTGTTGCCCTCAATTGACCGTGAGCTTAGCCTCTACGAGCTTGCCATAGTCACAAGGGCAGGACAAGCCAAAGCCCTAGGCCTTGACAACAAGGGTCACTTAGGCGTAGGAGCAGACGGTGACGTTGCAATCTACGACATTAACCCCCAGACACTGGATATAACCCAGAAGTACCAAACCGCACGTAAAGCCTTTGGCAACGCAGCCTACACCATCAAAGACGGCGAAGTCGTAGTCAAAGACGGCGAAGTCGTCAAAACCCCCAGCGGCAAAACCATGTGGCTCAACGTCGACACCAACGAACCCTGCCTAATCGACGAAGACATGAAACGCAGATTCAAAGACTACTGGACAATCGAATATGACAACTACCCCGTGTTTGACCACTACGTGCGCGTCCCACAACAAATAACCATAAAGGCAGATGTCTAA
- a CDS encoding formylmethanofuran dehydrogenase subunit C, with amino-acid sequence MIVLTPLKKFEAPVQAACINPDVFQGKTLQEIAALPVTEGSKQLTLCDLFKLEETPQETPNITLNGDFGKVKRIGQEMKTGEIIINGDVGMHTGEKMLGGKIVINGNAVGWVGCQMRGGTIEIHGNGGDYLASPYRGSETGMRGGTIIVDGDIGTDSACYMHGGVIKIKGNAGRFLGYHMSNGTIYVEKNCAYRLAPCMTGGKVIIQGTVEEVMPTFTVDATKGKVKVDDTQKAEGPFYVFLGDLAQHGTGKLFISKPSNPQLGPIYDKYL; translated from the coding sequence ATGATAGTACTCACCCCCCTCAAAAAATTTGAAGCCCCCGTCCAAGCAGCCTGCATAAACCCCGACGTATTCCAAGGAAAAACCCTCCAAGAAATCGCAGCTCTACCTGTAACTGAAGGCAGCAAACAACTCACGCTTTGCGACCTCTTCAAACTCGAAGAAACCCCCCAAGAAACCCCAAACATCACCCTTAACGGCGACTTTGGCAAAGTCAAACGCATCGGACAAGAAATGAAAACAGGCGAAATCATCATAAACGGAGATGTCGGCATGCACACAGGCGAAAAAATGCTGGGCGGCAAAATCGTCATAAACGGCAACGCTGTAGGCTGGGTAGGCTGCCAAATGCGTGGCGGCACCATAGAAATCCACGGCAACGGCGGCGACTACTTGGCTTCTCCTTACCGAGGCAGCGAAACAGGCATGCGTGGCGGCACCATCATAGTTGACGGTGATATCGGAACTGACTCTGCTTGCTACATGCATGGTGGCGTAATCAAAATCAAAGGCAACGCCGGACGCTTCTTAGGCTACCACATGTCCAACGGCACCATTTACGTCGAGAAAAACTGTGCCTACCGTTTAGCGCCCTGCATGACAGGCGGCAAAGTCATAATCCAAGGCACTGTAGAAGAGGTCATGCCAACCTTTACCGTTGACGCAACCAAAGGCAAAGTCAAAGTAGATGACACCCAAAAAGCTGAAGGTCCATTTTACGTGTTTCTCGGAGATTTGGCTCAGCACGGAACAGGCAAACTTTTCATATCCAAACCCAGCAACCCGCAGTTAGGTCCAATTTACGACAAGTACCTGTAG
- the mch gene encoding methenyltetrahydromethanopterin cyclohydrolase, translated as MHETLSVNALAWKVAQKLLNNQAAYGVHATTSSAGATVIDAGVNVPGGFQAGKILTELCLGGAGKAQLGFKAYGDTELLSVTISSDHPAIAALGSQFAGWRIKEPDESIAIGSGPARAIAKKPKNVFEEIGYFDESDKAVLTLESNCLPSDALIEKVTKACNIAAENLIIVVAPTASIAGLTQVTGRVVEVGIHKLRTLGLDPKAIKYACGFAPIPPQCGEFEVAMARTNDAILYGGAVYLTVDYDNEEQLQKIVSQAPSNMSKDYGKPFLQIFQEADKDFYKIDHNLFAPAVLTINNAKTGKAFKAGQTNPQILTKSLGF; from the coding sequence ATGCATGAAACCTTAAGCGTTAATGCTCTTGCATGGAAAGTCGCCCAGAAACTCTTAAACAACCAAGCAGCCTACGGCGTTCACGCAACCACAAGCAGCGCAGGCGCAACCGTCATAGACGCAGGAGTCAACGTCCCCGGAGGCTTCCAAGCAGGCAAAATCCTAACCGAACTTTGCCTAGGCGGCGCAGGAAAAGCCCAACTTGGCTTCAAAGCCTACGGCGACACAGAACTTCTTTCAGTAACCATCTCTTCTGACCACCCCGCCATCGCAGCGTTAGGCTCCCAGTTCGCAGGCTGGCGCATAAAAGAACCCGACGAATCCATCGCCATCGGCTCAGGTCCCGCACGTGCCATAGCCAAAAAACCCAAAAACGTCTTCGAAGAAATCGGCTACTTTGACGAATCCGACAAAGCTGTCCTCACGCTGGAAAGCAACTGCCTACCCTCCGACGCCCTAATAGAAAAAGTCACCAAAGCCTGCAACATCGCAGCCGAAAACCTAATCATTGTCGTAGCTCCAACCGCCAGCATCGCAGGCTTAACGCAGGTCACAGGACGCGTCGTCGAAGTCGGCATCCACAAACTCCGCACTCTGGGCTTAGACCCCAAAGCTATCAAATACGCCTGCGGCTTTGCCCCCATTCCGCCCCAATGCGGAGAATTCGAAGTTGCCATGGCACGAACCAACGACGCCATCCTCTACGGCGGCGCCGTCTACCTCACCGTAGACTACGACAACGAAGAACAACTACAAAAAATCGTGAGTCAAGCACCCTCCAACATGTCCAAAGACTACGGCAAACCCTTCCTACAAATCTTCCAAGAAGCCGACAAAGACTTCTACAAAATCGACCACAACCTCTTCGCCCCCGCAGTCCTCACAATAAACAACGCCAAAACAGGCAAAGCCTTCAAAGCAGGACAAACCAACCCCCAAATCCTCACAAAATCCCTCGGATTCTAA